A single window of Acidobacteriota bacterium DNA harbors:
- a CDS encoding FAD-dependent oxidoreductase produces MDIAVIGTGISGLSAAWLLSRRHTVRVFDREARAGGHAHTQDAPARGGAVPVDTGFLVFNRETYPNLCRLFEALGTPHHESDMSFSVRCEACGLEWCGTGLSGVFAQPSNLVSPSFLGMLRDIARFNREAPRLLDRGDADRITLGAFLREGRYGDAMKRHYLAPMAAAVWSSGTLGIEEFPAGLLVRFFRNHGFLGVTTQYRWRTVTGGSRRYVAALTAPFRERLHLATPVRSLSRDASGVTLRFTDGGTQRFDAAVVATHADEAIALLADPSDDETRLLGAWTYSANDTVLHSDASFLPSREKARASWNYRLADCREPGQRATVTYDLNRLQGVPGPGKYLVTLNPARRVAEGARIASMLYTHPVYTTKSLATQAELPRLSGTRRTYFAGAYFGNGFHEDGLNSGIAVAAALGVAFP; encoded by the coding sequence CTGGACATCGCGGTGATCGGCACGGGGATTTCCGGCCTGTCGGCGGCCTGGTTGCTGTCCCGCCGGCACACGGTCCGCGTCTTCGACCGTGAGGCCCGAGCGGGCGGGCACGCCCACACGCAGGACGCGCCGGCCCGCGGGGGCGCCGTTCCCGTGGACACCGGCTTCCTCGTGTTCAACCGCGAGACGTATCCGAACCTCTGCCGGCTGTTCGAGGCTCTCGGCACGCCGCACCACGAGAGCGACATGTCGTTCTCGGTCCGCTGCGAGGCCTGCGGCCTCGAGTGGTGCGGCACGGGCCTCTCGGGCGTCTTCGCGCAGCCTTCGAACCTCGTCTCGCCGTCCTTCCTCGGAATGCTCCGGGACATCGCCCGGTTCAACCGCGAGGCCCCGCGCCTCCTCGACCGCGGGGACGCCGACCGGATCACGCTGGGGGCCTTTCTGCGCGAGGGCCGCTACGGCGACGCGATGAAGCGGCACTACCTCGCGCCCATGGCGGCGGCCGTGTGGTCGTCCGGAACGCTCGGCATCGAGGAGTTTCCGGCGGGCCTCCTCGTGCGTTTCTTCCGGAACCACGGCTTCCTCGGCGTCACGACGCAATACCGATGGAGAACGGTCACGGGCGGCAGCCGCCGGTACGTGGCGGCGCTCACGGCTCCCTTCCGCGAGCGGTTGCATCTCGCGACGCCGGTGCGATCCCTTTCCCGCGACGCGTCGGGCGTGACGCTGCGCTTCACGGACGGAGGGACGCAGCGGTTCGACGCCGCCGTCGTCGCCACGCACGCGGACGAGGCCATCGCCCTGCTGGCCGATCCCTCGGACGACGAGACGCGCCTCCTCGGCGCGTGGACGTACTCGGCGAACGACACGGTCCTGCATTCGGACGCGTCGTTCCTGCCCTCGCGGGAGAAGGCGCGGGCCTCGTGGAACTACCGTCTCGCCGACTGCCGGGAGCCCGGGCAGCGGGCCACGGTGACGTACGACCTGAACCGGCTCCAGGGCGTGCCGGGCCCCGGAAAGTACCTCGTGACCCTGAACCCCGCGCGCCGCGTGGCCGAAGGCGCGCGGATCGCGAGCATGCTCTACACCCATCCCGTCTACACGACGAAGAGCCTCGCGACGCAGGCCGAGCTTCCGCGCCTCTCCGGGACGCGGCGCACCTACTTCGCCGGCGCGTACTTCGGGAACGGCTTTCACGAGGACGGCCTCAATTCCGGGATCGCGGTGGCGGCGGCCCTCGGGGTGGCTTTCCCATGA